The DNA sequence TATTGATGACAATGTTGCTACCTTAAGAAAGTATTTTCCTCCCGCAGACGTTTAATTTCCCGTTCCAGTTCAGGCAGTCTGGCCACTTCAGACTTCATGTTTTTCACAATCACAGAGTCTTGCTCCTGAAGAGCTAAACGCCTCTCCAACTCCTGTAGATGGACAGCACATATAAGAGGGAGCATGGCTCGTGAGGCAATTTTTTGACTGACTGTACTTAATAGCAGGATTTCAGACATCCCTGAGTACTCCACTcattataaaaagcaaataataatactgaaacACAAATACCTTCATCTTGAGTTCGCTCTCTGTGCTGGTGGAATGAGATGACTGCAGATTTTGGTACCTCTGACTGACATCCTGGAATTTCCTATTAGCATCAtatgaaaaacaacataaggCATATATCCGTAAGTAGTGGATATGAggatatacatttatgtatatgtgaatTCATACTTGCGCTGCACATCCAGTTGTTCCTGCAGGGCTTGGATCTCCAGGTTTTGGGTGGAGAATCTGGACTCCTGAATTTGAATCTGTTGATTGAGCCTTCGCGTGTCATCTTTCAGCTCACTGATCATCTGCAAATCGAAAATGATTTACTTTAATGAAACAATTTCAGGACTAATGGTATAAATAGAagaataattgttaaaaaaagttcTGTCAATTAAATCACATCCAAGTTTTTGTTACGTAATGTGTGtgcactaatacacacacacactacagaagtattaagaaatataaagtattcgctcacccacccaaataatcagaattagatgttccaatcacttccatggccacaggtgtataaaaacAAGCATCTGGAAATCTGATGGACGAGTCTGGGTTTAGAGGTTGCCAGAAGAACTTGTCTGACTacattgtgccaagtgtaaagtttggtggaggggagattatggtgtggggttgtttttcaggagctgggcttggccccttagttcccgtgaaaggaactctgaatgcttcaaCATACCAAGACATGGATGACGAGTCTGGATGAACTTGACTTGAATGTATACAtctgtggccatggaagtgattggaacaccggattatttggatgggtgagcgaatacttttgtatgtgtatatatgaaaaattatgattaatttttTGACTCcactaatttaaattaaatcaaatttgtaaatcaaatgattGCCATACAGTCacgtatatactgtatgtatacatgtatgtataccCATGCAGAGCATCTGCTGCCTGAAACtaacaattaaattatgtaaCTCCACATTGTCCctataatgtaaaattaaatatgactgCTTGTTTTATTGGCAGTTTTATTGTCCAATTAAATGCTTACAAAAATTGCACTTGTAAGAAGCAAACCACGGCTTTGCCCTAATCTCATGtttcaatgaaaaataaaagtcacatttgAATAATCATCAAACCATTTCATGAGagcatttttttcatctttctaCAAACACTAAAGATGCATAAACACATACCTGGTCTGCCTCTGCAAGTTTGCtgtctttttcatttgctttcttGTGAAGTTCCTCGAAGTTACGCTTTAAAGCCTTGCTGTTTTCCATTTGTTCATTAAGAGCTTGATTtgctttctcttctctttcttccaGGCGTCTGATCTTCAACAGTAACTCCCTGTTACGGTCAATTTCCCTCTGCAAATGCAATcagacagacacatacacacaggtcAAATTAGGTTTTACAAAGCAAAGACCGGACAATCTCCCCTTAAAATGCACCAAATCACACACTAAAGGATTTTGTCTACAACGTTTCCCAAACCGTTTTAGGCTGCAATTCTCTTTTATTGAGGAATATGTTTAGAAGATGGGAAAGAAAATCCAACAGAACCCATGATATCCAGCACTATGCCACCCATCACTCACCTGTAAGTCTCTGGAGCTGCTGTTTGCCTCTTTCTCCAGCTCTATACGTGCTCGTTTATGACTGAGCTCCATCTGTTGTTTCTCTTGAGTGAGCTGCAGCAGGCTGGTGTGAGAACGGACACGCTCTGCAGCCTCCTCCAACTAccacacacaacaaaaaaaaaatctaattactCTACACTTACTATATTAAGAGGAAAAGGTCACCCCAAAAATTTTAAGTTTTGTTATCCTCAGAACATTAAAGTAATGTAGGGAattgtagcattacatcacttgctcaccgatggatcctctgcagtgaatggaaacagcttataaaaacatcacaataatacacacgtattccacatgactccagtctatcgattaatgtcttgtaaaacaaaaaagcatgtttataagaaacaatCCCATTATTATGAAgtactttaactttaaaccattgcttcttACAAAAATATGACTACACAATCTATAATGCAGTGGAAAagccaataataaaaaaaaatccactaaTATGTATGTTTCAAACCTtagcttgatctgtgcatatttctctacTTATTCAGACAAGATGGCATTtgcactggagaaagcaatattttaGACAAAACATAATGGAATATAtcagaagcaatggtttaaaattgtaacattttaatgacttaatttttcacttcacaagatgttaattgagaGAGTGGAGTTGAGAGGATCACTTCTGTTTTCGTTAGCTGTTGGGACATTCTGATTCTGATCACTGCATTGGTGAAGTaataaatttctccaaatctgttccgaaCTCATCTACAACTTGGATGGCCTGAGTGTGCGTAAACGTTCagccaattttcatttttgggtgaactatttattTAGAAGACACACTGCTTATTAGAGATTATGGAATTGAAATTTAGATATTCCCATAAAAATGAGGTCTAAAGGAGTCTGTAACTTGCCTCCACTCTTTTAGTATATAGATTCTGAAGGCCACTTCTTCCAAAGGCTGGCTCAGTCTCTAGTAAAGAGCGATCTGGACATGATATCAAACTCTTGAAAGATTTTAGCGTTGAGAAGATTGTGGTGTCATCCTCCAAATCATCCATTTTGACAATACTTTGACAGCCTCCTCTGCAGAgtcagaaaaaaattacattaaattacataaaaaagtaaaaaaaataataaaaaaaaaacagaataataaacCACCTCAATTCACTAGAAACCTACTGCTCaaaccaaaaactaaacaatacaCGTAAAATATGGTAGTAAAGCATTAATAAAGAttggcatttaaaatgtttattatagaaATACTGAAAAAGCCTCAatgtctcattaaaaaaaaatacagaaaaatataccCTTCTCTAGTATGTTGCCGCAGAACAgcaaatttacatattttgtgaaaaagttcaaaagtggcaaaactaaataaatacaagttaAACTTGACGCACACACTTAAGTTACTaagtgtgataaaaaaaaaaaaacattccctGGTGGAATTATGACAATATCATGGCAATTACTGATATTGTGGTACTAAAGGTATGCCCTACTCATACATCATGTCATTTAACAGATATACAACACAGAATTTCAAAGAGTACTATGGTTTATGGTCCAAAGCATggtattttcttttacagacTCAAGAACCCattaatacagtttaaataacgAATTAAATAAACTATCTTACAGTTCTTAATAATGAGGTAGGTAGACATTAACAGAAACGGAGTATGAAGTTAAATCGCACAAGCTAACAGTTCCGTGTGTTTAGTTAGCAAGTGCTCAGCTAACTTTACTTCAATAAATTCGTCAACAACGCGATTTTACTCAAACGCTAAAATGCAAACcgaataaaaatacactaaaacacGGTCCTTTCTTTCGGAGTAATATTTATAAGACAGAAAATCCGTAACTCACTCTTCTCagccctttctctctcttaccGCTCGTGTCTCCAGCGGTTTGAACTTGCAGCAGTTTTGTTGTCGTTGGTTGAGCTCTCGCTTCTTCGTATATGTGCGGCAACACACGCTGGTTTGGCTCATCAACACAACAGCGCCACTTTGTGAATGGGCGGAATAGATGAAATTAATCTATATACCGCTTACTTAGGAATTTGAATCGGTCGCATTAACACGAACTACAAATACACAATTGCGGGAAAATCCAACATATTATCCTTGTTTACTGAACTAGtgcatataaattaataatgcatggGCTAGTGTTGTCGAGCACGTGGAAGTCGCTCACTCTGACGCGTAACTCACGCGCTACAATACACTTCCGACAACACGGAAGTCGTGACGTTGCGCTGCTGAATGGAGGACTGACACAAACTTCACTCCGATCGTACAGTGACTTACAAAGTTTGCGAATTTTACAATGGCCAATTCTAGCGCGGACCCGACAACACTGTGCCTGTTTGATGTGGACGGGACTTTAACAGCAGCACGACAGGTGGGAGAATTAAAGCGGGAGGCTTGAGCTAGTCTTATGTACAGTAGGATAGATATAAATTAGGGCAGTAATAAGTATTGATGCATAATAATTCATTGCGAGAGGACAACTGCCTTTAAACCGAAACTGAGGCGGGGTGTAACTTAAATGAGTGAAACTGAATCTTAATAAGCGCGTTGTGATCTGATTGCAGTAACTATGCTACTACCtgaatgtaaatatgtttgtataaagTCAAATATGTATTGCAAATGCAGTTTTGTgtgataatacaaaataaaaatatagtgttTTTAGTAGCACATCCTAAATGGTAGATGGTTGTCTATTGAAGATGACTTTCATTTTCCATATTATTTTAGACTGCTTGTGGGGTCAAACATAGTTATGGACTGACCTTTTAAACATCCtggtgaataaaacattttacagtacaaGATAATTTAAATAAGCAGTTTGCTACCCTTTTGCCCCCATTGTCCATAGCAATATTCAAATGCCTTTTCTGGTTTTTCTCGATTCGCTGGATAAGAAGGaacgatttaaaaatgttttacacatGATTTATGGCTTTTGATATTTCCTTTGATATGTTTAAGATATTTATGATATTTCTTGATATAATTAAAAGctgtatatttgttatgaatTATGCCAAGATTCACACTTTAAAAATCACACTAGACTACTAGAAAAGCAGTTTTCCAAGCTGGtgcaaaataatatgaataagatttaaaaaaaaaaaaaaaaacatttttgcttgttGAAGTCATTTTGATTCCCCCTTTGCTGATTTGATCCCTGACTGATTGACATATGAAATAAAAGGTCTTAAGGTTGTATTTTAAGCCAAAAGTATAAGTACCTCTGTTTCTATGCTGATCTATGGAAGATTGTGCTTAGTAATTTATTTGCAGCAGTGTACATTTACTTTTGGCAAGTCAGTTTCTCTATAGGCAGTTTCTATTTAAatcactttgttttttttttttttcagaacagctatttaatatttcaatagtttagaaaaaagaaaacacacttcGACCATTCAGCAGGGGACATTGTTAAACTAAATTTAACTAATAATTATGTATCACAATAATTACGTaacttaataatttttatatatatatatatatatatatatatatatatatatatatatatatatatatatatatatatatatatatacacacctttgggggttgtttgttttgtgtttggatGGAAGTAGTTACCCctgtgaatgtttttgtctttagaaAGCAACTCCTGACATGCATCAGTTTTTGAATGATCTCAGACAGCGAGTAAAAGTCGGGGTGGTCGGAGGATCAGACCTGGACAAAATTAAAGAACAGCTGGGTGATGATGGTGCGTATAACAATTATAAAACtctgtttaaatgcatgaacaaatacatgcacaaaacattgtttatttatagtgttttatgagtacttcaaatgttttgtattcTTTACAGTTATTAATAGAGTGGATTATGTGTTTGCTGAGAATGGTTTGGTAGCATACAGGTTTGGGCAGCTACATTCTATCCAGGTAATTCTTAGTTTACTATTAAATAAGCTCTAGCAAATTATATTAGTTGCTTTtccattttaatcttttttttttcatttctttttcccaTTTAATCAGAATATTCAGGCATACTTGGGAGAGGAGGTTTTACAGGATTTTATCAATTTCTGCCTCAATTACCTTTCAAAGATAAAACTGCCCAAGAAAAGGTGAGGATATAACGTGGCATCTGTTATTGCATgtggaaaatttttttttataactttactATAAAGTTGgtcaatatttattgtaattattatagtttattttaaatttcatgtaGAAAATAATAGATAACAATGTTTATTGAGCAACAAATGGGCatataaatgatttctgaaggatcatgcgacactgaagaaTGAGCTAAccatgctgaaaattcagctttaacatcacagaaataaactacattttaaaatgtattaaaatagaaaggtttttaaaattgtaataatttaaagtatttaattttattctatatttttgcaCCTCTAACTTTATGCATATATAAGCGCCATCTTTTTCTTCTGCAAGCATAATATTTATGGTATTTCTACTTTCTATCTCGCAGAGGCACATTTATTGAATTCCGTAACGGAATGCTGAATGTCTCTCCAATTGGTCGAAGCTGCAGCCAAGAAGAACGAACTGAATTCTTTGAACTTGAtaaggtaattttttttgtaattatcaatacaaacacaaactaaaaataacatgtacATTCATGCTGGAAAACCTATGCAGTTATTTATATACGTATGGTTctaaaaaaatgacttattgTCTTTTAAATGGATGTCATTAAAGGTTGACTTTTCATTGACTTATCTTATTATGCAGAAGGAGAAAATCAGAGaaaagtttgtctctgttttaaGGGAAGAGTTTGCCGGGAGAGGACTATCTTTCTCCATTGGTTTGTAACAATTTAAGTACAGTAGATATGGTTGTACAGCCAGTAATATGTctgtgtagtatatatatatatatatatatatatatatatatatatatatatatatatatatatatataaataaataaatgacatacttCATAATATCTATGCTTTTTTCTGCAGGTGGGCAGATCAGCTTTGATGTGTTTCCAGAGGGATGGGATAAACGATACTGTCTGGGAATTGTAGAGAAAGACTCATACCAGTGCATCCATTTCTTTGGAGACAAAACTATGCCTGTGAGCACAGAAATTGACTACTAGACAATTTTAACTAGCAGCAGCATTGGCGTATTCATGCATGCGCTGCTGCATAAATTAAGCGGTTTTATGATTGTCTTTTTTCACACAGGGAGGAAACGATTATGAAATCTTTGTAGACCCCAGAACAATCGGTCATGAGGTCAAGTCACCAGAGGACACACAGAGGATCTGCAAGGAGCTCTTCTTCAGATCTGCCATCCAGGATGAAGTACAGTAGAATACAATCTCCAAGAACTGGGAAATTACGAATAGAAACCTTACTTGACTTATGCAAGCCATTATTGTCTTTGACGATTGTACCTCGTGACAGGTAAACCAGTACATAATGTTGATTTAATATGTAATCTGATATTAGTTACGAAGTTAAGAAACTGACTGGTGCTACAATCACTATATCTGAACTTCTGTGTCTTTAATCACGTCAAGATTAGAGTGTTATTAAACAATTTGGTCCAAATGTAAAGACAGATATCATTCAGTTATGACAGGATGGGTTTCATGAGATGTTACTGTACATGTTGTGTTattggttgttgtttttatatttttaaagcgaTTAATAACAACGGGTGTTTACTGGACTAAAATTAATGGTGAAGGTACTACAATTTAGGTCTCataagtaagattttgtttcaaATTACACTTAGACTTAAGTTCATTTTTCTGACTAGAAAACCagtaggttttattttttgcttgagGTAATCTCTAGCCAATTAAGTGAATGAGCCAGTTTAGGTATATTTAACACATACAAGTCCAAAACTGCAAGGAAGAGTACTGTATATCTTCTGAACTAAACACATAAAAGGTGTAAATACATAGAagatcttattttttatttgaaacacattagaaaaaataaaattgcaataacctactcacatgcacattttagaataatgaataaaagtatttactaaagtaatattttctgttgtttttttgttactgaTTGCTTTTTGAAaccaaaaattaacattttcacttgaaaaatattacatatttcaagatttttaagtataaaaagTTTGATATGCTACTTAATCTGCCTATTAAATAACCACAAATGTCgcttttccaaaaatatatttcaaggtttgtacaatattattgtttaaaaggtATGActgcttttttcctttttttttacctgaaacACTTAATCTGTACAAGCTCTTTTTAAAGTCCATTATCAAACCTAAAATTATACAAAGCATATCCCAATTTATGATACACAAGACCATGTAACCGGACCAAGCCAAACGTTTTGAagatctaatataaaatataacaaaaattgtTTGTTCTCATCCCAAGAAGAAGCAAAGTAGTCCAAAAGTCCTGTATTGCTGGTTAACGAATGGGCCGGTACGGAAAGGACATGGCAGCAGGATGGAAGGcgtgtggagagagagaagggtgTGCGGCGTGGGCCGTTAGCGGGCGATGTGGGGACAGCGCTGGGTGTGTGGGGTGCGCCGACAGTACGGGGTGTGGGCTGTGTGGGGAGGGGAGGGCCGACTGGTGCGGGCTGTGGGGAGAAAGAGTGGAGGACCGACCCGGGTGGATGTGCGGGTACATGTTGGGCTGGAAGGGTCCGCTGTGAGGTGGAGGCTGCACTACTGGATCACGAGCTGACATCACAAAACACACTGTTACTAGCTCTCACAAAACAGACTGCAACACATTGTTTAAACACACTGTTACAAATGGGCCGTTTTACATATATTTGAGATAACATACTGTCAACAAATTACCAACAACTGTAGATAGTGATAGACTAATGTGGGTTTCTGAATGTGGGAATGGATGTTGGTACAGATATAGattatctattaaaaaaaaaaatatttatatatatttttacagtgtactaagaaaattcagaaaactaaaattttctgaagctggttgccttaaaattttaagttgacacaattttttattttttacagtgtactaaGAAAATTACCAAGTACTGTATGCAGTGGAAAACCCACGAAAAGTGAGCTTTCCTGAATTGCGCCATGCCATGCCACACAGTGGAAAAGCACCAATGGACTATTagaacaatgtccttactaagTTTCTGTGCCTTGATTATGTTAGAATCtttgctgtctatgggagggtCAGAAATCTCtcagaattaataaaaaaatatcctaatttgtgttccgaagatgaatgaaagtGTTACTGGTTTGGAATTTTGTGATAGATGAcagaactatacctttaaaatgGTCACAAATcattcaatattattttattcaaatcagcATGATCAGGTTTCATGTGATCATAGACTTACTTGTTGTGGGGAAGTCTGGAGCACAGAGTCCGTAGGTCCTCTAAGGGATAAAACGCATGACAGGAAATGACACCACtgaaatgctgctcttttcagtTCAAAACCCAAACAGGGATAGAGCAAAAACTACTGGGCATGCATACATCAATACTGTGTAATTTTTCTCACCCTCTACAACAATAATTACTGTGTTTGCATTATTGTAAGGGGTAGGTGCagatgttaaaaacaaataatctaaTGGgtggaaaatataatttattgttagcTGTATTGTTTTGCTGTATCCCTTCTAGCCACAACCCCCAAACAGGCCAGAATCAATTAAGCATCACTTACCTCTGGCACACAGAAGAGCTCCTGTTGCCATGGCGACCTGAAGAGCTTGCGCCAGCCTATCCAGTGCTAGCTGGATATGATTGGCAGCAGGGAGGGACATGAGCTTCTCGCACAGACGGCTGACTTCCTCTACCAGCGTGGCAACAGACTCCACAGGAAGCACAGCCAGTCGACCAATCAAATTCTGTTCCGTCAGGTGGACCTGCAAGAGTTAAAGTACAAACACATATTATAATGCTGAATGGAATCCTTAAAGCCATACAAAGTTGCAAGAAATACAAC is a window from the Puntigrus tetrazona isolate hp1 chromosome 1, ASM1883169v1, whole genome shotgun sequence genome containing:
- the pmm2 gene encoding phosphomannomutase 2, with the protein product MANSSADPTTLCLFDVDGTLTAARQKATPDMHQFLNDLRQRVKVGVVGGSDLDKIKEQLGDDVINRVDYVFAENGLVAYRFGQLHSIQNIQAYLGEEVLQDFINFCLNYLSKIKLPKKRGTFIEFRNGMLNVSPIGRSCSQEERTEFFELDKKEKIREKFVSVLREEFAGRGLSFSIGGQISFDVFPEGWDKRYCLGIVEKDSYQCIHFFGDKTMPGGNDYEIFVDPRTIGHEVKSPEDTQRICKELFFRSAIQDEVQ